A single genomic interval of Spinacia oleracea cultivar Varoflay chromosome 6, BTI_SOV_V1, whole genome shotgun sequence harbors:
- the LOC110776712 gene encoding 60S ribosomal protein L35a-3 yields MVKGRQGERVRLYVRGSIQGYKRSKVNQYPNTSLVQIEGVNTQEEVAWYLGKRIAYIYKAETKKNGSHYRCIWGKVCRPHGNSGVVRAKFTSNLPPKSMGDKVRVMMYPSNI; encoded by the exons ATGGTGAAAGGTCGTCAAGGTGAGCGCGTCAGACTCTACGTCCGAGGATCAATTCAAGGCTACAAGAG GTCGAAAGTGAACCAGTACCCAAACACATCTTTGGTTCAGATCGAAGGAGTGAATACACAAGAAGAAGTAGCATGGTATTTGGGAAAGAGGATTGCTTACATTTACAAGGCTGAGACTAAGAAGAATGGGTCCCACTATCGTTGCATTTGGGGCAAGGTTTGTAGGCCTCATGGTAACAGTGGTGTTGTTCGTGCTAAGTTCACCTCCAACCTACCTCCTAAGTCTATG GGTGACAAAGTCAGGGTTATGATGTATCCCAGCAACATCTAA